The Humulus lupulus chromosome 4, drHumLupu1.1, whole genome shotgun sequence genome has a window encoding:
- the LOC133830794 gene encoding small ribosomal subunit protein uS4c: MSRYRGPRFKKIRRLGALPGLTSKKPGAVSDLRNQLRPGKKSQYRIRLEEKQKLRFHYGLTEEQLLKYVHIARKAKGSTGQVLLQLLEMRLDNILFRLGMASTISQSCRFVNHRHILVNNRMVDIPSYRCKPRDIITVRDEQKKSKSLVQNYLDSFVREELPKHLTLHPFQYQGSVNQIIDSKWVDLKINELLVVEYYSRQT, translated from the coding sequence ATGTCGCGTTACAGAGGGCCTCGTTTCAAAAAAATACGTCGTCTGGGGGCTTTACCGGGATTAACTAGTAAAAAGCCTGGAGCTGTCAGTGATCTTCGAAACCAATTACGCCCCGGTAAAAAATCTCAATATCGTATTCgtttagaagaaaaacaaaaattgCGCTTTCATTATGGTCTTACAGAAGAACAATTACTTAAATACGTCCATATCGCCAGAAAAGCAAAAGGGTCAACAGGTCAGGTTTTACTACAATTACTTGAAATGCGGTTAGATAACATCCTTTTTAGATTAGGTATGGCTTCGACTATTTCTCAATCCTGCCGATTTGTTAACCATAGACATATTTTAGTTAATAATCGTATGGTAGATATACCAAGTTATCGCTGCAAACCCCGAGATATTATTACAGTGAGAGATGAACAAAAAAAATCTAAGTCTCTGGTTCAAaattatcttgattcatttgtcCGTGAGGAATTGCCAAAACATTTGACTCTTCACCCATTCCAATATCAAGGATCGGTCAATCAAATAATAGATAGTAAATGGGTCGATTTGAAAATAAATGAATTGCTTGTTGTCGAATATTATTCTCGTCAGACTTAA
- the LOC133830791 gene encoding LOW QUALITY PROTEIN: uncharacterized protein LOC133830791 (The sequence of the model RefSeq protein was modified relative to this genomic sequence to represent the inferred CDS: substituted 1 base at 1 genomic stop codon), with amino-acid sequence MAVGQVCPHRLAVXDISLSRRQQGFDFPWG; translated from the coding sequence ATGGCGGTCGGGCAAGTATGCCCCCATCGTCTAGCGGTTTAGGACATCTCTCTTTCAAGGAGGCAGCAGGGATTCGACTTCCCCTGGGGGTAG